One part of the Arabidopsis thaliana chromosome 1 sequence genome encodes these proteins:
- a CDS encoding Protein phosphatase 2C family protein (Protein phosphatase 2C family protein; FUNCTIONS IN: catalytic activity; INVOLVED IN: biological_process unknown; CONTAINS InterPro DOMAIN/s: Protein phosphatase 2C-related (InterPro:IPR001932), Protein phosphatase 2C (InterPro:IPR015655), Protein phosphatase 2C, N-terminal (InterPro:IPR014045); BEST Arabidopsis thaliana protein match is: homology to ABI1 (TAIR:AT1G72770.2); Has 482 Blast hits to 481 proteins in 45 species: Archae - 0; Bacteria - 0; Metazoa - 7; Fungi - 0; Plants - 471; Viruses - 0; Other Eukaryotes - 4 (source: NCBI BLink).) produces MRKSKANNDFRITNSRVQASVEFNNSCGRYNGSGIEDHGRVLATSIILNDDAVPTTQVLITTSHHDNVAKRKESFISFFKLPIRMLMCDHEGIISPTLTCLTSHFFGIYDGHRRSRPVSGSVSSDDRMVLQAVSPETVGSTAVVALVCSSHIIVSNCGGSRVVLLRGKESMPLSVDQKV; encoded by the exons atGAGGAAATCCAAAG ctAATAATGATTTTCGTATAACAAACAGCCGTGTACAAGCGAGTGTGGAATTTAATAATAGTTGTGGACGCTACAATGGAAGTGGAATAGAGGATCATGGGCGAGTTCTTGCTACGTCCATTATCCTGAATGATGATGCGGTTCCCACAACACAAGTCCTTATTACTACAAGTCATCATGATAATGTAGCAAAGAGGAAGGAG AGCTTTATCTCATTTTTCAAACTACCTATCAGAATGCTTATGTGTGATCATGAAGGGATAATAAGTCCAACGCTCACATGTCTCACTAGTCACTTCTTCGGAATTTATGATGGCCACAGAAGAAGCAGACCTGTTTctggttctgtttcttctgatGATAGGATGGTTCTTCAGGCTGTTTCCCCTGAGACCGTCGGATCAACTGCTGTTGTTGCTTTGGTTTGCTCATCACATATCATAGTTTCCAACTGTGGTGGTTCAAGAGTGGTTTTACTCCGCGGCAAAGAATCCATGCCTTTAtcagttgatcagaaagtaTAA
- a CDS encoding kinase with adenine nucleotide alpha hydrolases-like domain-containing protein (Protein kinase protein with adenine nucleotide alpha hydrolases-like domain; FUNCTIONS IN: kinase activity; INVOLVED IN: protein amino acid phosphorylation, response to stress; LOCATED IN: cellular_component unknown; EXPRESSED IN: 9 plant structures; EXPRESSED DURING: L mature pollen stage, M germinated pollen stage, 4 anthesis, C globular stage, petal differentiation and expansion stage; CONTAINS InterPro DOMAIN/s: Rossmann-like alpha/beta/alpha sandwich fold (InterPro:IPR014729), UspA (InterPro:IPR006016), Protein kinase, catalytic domain (InterPro:IPR000719), Serine/threonine-protein kinase-like domain (InterPro:IPR017442), Protein kinase-like domain (InterPro:IPR011009), Serine/threonine-protein kinase, active site (InterPro:IPR008271); BEST Arabidopsis thaliana protein match is: Protein kinase superfamily protein (TAIR:AT1G72760.1); Has 111948 Blast hits to 110754 proteins in 4644 species: Archae - 110; Bacteria - 12962; Metazoa - 41520; Fungi - 9180; Plants - 32064; Viruses - 278; Other Eukaryotes - 15834 (source: NCBI BLink).), which translates to MAARRLKGKDSKAVTAIAIDKDKNSQHALKWAVENIIIDSPNCILLHVQTKLRFGAGENTEAPHDNQEEAHQFFLPFRGFCARKGIIATEVLLHDIDISSAIVDYITNNSISNIVIGASARNSFLKKFKSVDVPTTLLKTTPDTCAVFIVSKGKLLTSRSASRPQTPQGPHTPQGPQTPQAPQHPPHPSKHPSMMSDPGPTSSTSSESGRSSPALNGELSPPTPHYKPSLYRSSMSELSNEFPSDHSAESNASFYSILGRSTYGGSSHSSMSEITDGEESLSGGNITEHQNQNLEAEVRRLRFELQQFNASMSRESAPHLLGPRATAETERLEEAKAAREMLRALSEMDKQKTQTAIQATEVAQRLAEIETQKRRLVEMQARFKEQNMADSISYRRYSIRDVEGATDGFSDALKIGEGGYGPVYKAVLENTSVAIKLLKSDVSQGLKQFNQEIEVLSCMRHPNMVILLGACPEYGCLVYEYMENGTLEDRLFCKDNTPPLSWRARFRIAAEIATGLLFLHQAKPEPLVHRDLKPANILIDRHFTSKISDVGLARLVPAAVADSFSNYHMTAAAGTFCYIDPEYQQTGMLGVKSDLYSFGVVLLQIITAMPAMGLSHRVEKAIEKKKLREVLDPKISDWPEEETMVLAQLALQCCELRKKDRPDLASVLLPALSKLREFATEDHEVHNSDRTFHVSRAHNLVPLSPISSCQTEDDAWENPIDRKIGTST; encoded by the exons ATGGCTGCAAGAAGACTCAAAGGAAAAGACAGCAAAGCAGTTACCGCCATAGCCATTGATAAAGATAAGAACAGCCAACACGCTTTGAAATGGGCTGTTGAGAATATCATCATCGATTCTCCAAACTGTATCCTTCTCCATGTTCAAACCAAACTGA GATTTGGGGCAGGAGAAAACACAGAAGCACCACATGACAACCAAGAAGAGGCGCATCAGTTCTTCCTTCCCTTTAGAGGATTCTGTGCTCGGAAAGGG ATTATAGCAACGGAGGTTCTTCTTCACGATATTGACATCTCGAGTGCAATTGTTGACTACATCACCAACAATTCCATTTCAAATATAGTCATTGGAGCCTCTGCTCGAAATTCTTTCCTCaa GAAGTTTAAGAGCGTAGATGTGCCAACGACTCTGCTTAAAACAACACCAGATACATGTGCTGTCTTCATTGTGTCTAAAGGGAAGCTCTTAACAAGCAGATCAGCGAGTCGGCCTCAGACACCTCAAGGTCCTCACACGCCTCAAGGTCCTCAGACACCTCAAGCTCCTCAACACCCTCCTCATCCTTCAAAACATCCCTCAATGATGTCTGATCCTGGCCCAACAAGTTCCACTTCCAGTGAATCCGGAAG GTCATCTCCTGCATTGAACGGAGAATTATCTCCACCTACACCTCATTACAAGCCATCTTTGTATAGGAGTTCTATGTCAGAGCTTAGTAATGAATTTCCCAGCGATCACAGTGCTGAATCAAATGCTAGCTTCTACAGCATCCTAGGACGATCCACATATGGAGGAAGCTCACACTCTTCCATG TCTGAGATAACTGATGGAGAGGAAAGCTTATCTGGGGGCAATATCACTGAACACCAG AATCAAAATCTTGAAGCAGAAGTGAGAAGATTGAGATTCGAATTGCAGCAGTTTAATGCTTCCATGTCCAGAGAAAGT GCCCCTCATCTTCTAGGACCTAGAGCTACCGCCGAAACTGAAAGGCTGGAGGAAGCAAAGGCAGCAAGAGAGATGCTTAGGGCATTGTCTGAGATGGACAAGCAAAAAACACAGACTGCGATCCAAGCAACTGAAGTGGCACAACGTCTAGCGGAAATAGAGACCCAGAAGAGACGACTTGTGGAGATGCAAGCCAGGTTCAAGGAACAGAATATGGCCGATAGTATTTCCTACAGACGATATAGCATCAGAGATGTTGAAGGTGCTACCGACGGTTTTTCAGATGCTCTAAAGATTGGGGAAGGAGGGTATGGACCTGTGTATAAAGCCGTTCTTGAAAACACTTCTGTTGCCATCAAACTCTTGAAGTCAGATGTCTCACAAGGCCTGAAGCAGTTTAACCAAGAG ATCGAGGTTCTAAGTTGCATGAGGCACCCTAACATGGTGATCCTCCTCGGTGCTTGTCCCGAATATGGCTGCCTGGTGTATGAGTACATGGAAAATGGAACATTAGAAGATCGTCTCTTTTGCAAAGATAATACTCCACCACTATCTTGGAGAGCACGGTTCAGAATCGCTGCTGAGATTGCTACAGGACTTCTTTTCCTTCATCAGGCCAAACCCGAGCCGCTAGTACATCGAGATCTGAAGCCAGCAAACATTCTGATAGACAGACATTTCACTAGCAAAATCAGTGACGTTGGTTTAGCTCGGTTGGTACCTGCAGCTGTTGCTGATAGCTTCTCCAACTATCACATGACTGCTGCAGCCG GTACATTTTGTTACATCGACCCCGAGTACCAGCAAACGGGAATGCTTGGGGTGAAGTCTGACTTGTACTCATTTGGTGTGGTGCTTCTGCAAATCATCACAGCGATGCCAGCAATGGGTTTAAGCCATAGAGTAGAGAAAGcaattgagaagaagaaactccgAGAAGTTTTGGATCCAAAAATATCAGACTGGCCTGAAGAAGAGACAATGGTGCTAGCTCAATTGGCTTTGCAGTGCTGCGAGCTGCGGAAAAAGGACAGACCTGATCTTGCTTCCGTTCTGTTGCCTGCACTGAGCAAGCTAAGAGAGTTTGCAACAGAGGATCATGAAGTACATAACTCTGATAGAACATTTCATGTGTCACGTGCTCACAATTTGGTTCCTCTTTCCCCAATATCTTCCTGTCAG ACAGAGGATGATGCTTGGGAAAATCCTATTGACAGAAAGATTGGAACTTCGACGTAA
- the HAB2 gene encoding homology to ABI2 (homology to ABI2 (HAB2); FUNCTIONS IN: protein serine/threonine phosphatase activity, catalytic activity; INVOLVED IN: protein amino acid dephosphorylation; LOCATED IN: protein serine/threonine phosphatase complex; EXPRESSED IN: 23 plant structures; EXPRESSED DURING: 14 growth stages; CONTAINS InterPro DOMAIN/s: Protein phosphatase 2C, manganese/magnesium aspartate binding site (InterPro:IPR000222), Protein phosphatase 2C-related (InterPro:IPR001932), Protein phosphatase 2C (InterPro:IPR015655), Protein phosphatase 2C, N-terminal (InterPro:IPR014045); BEST Arabidopsis thaliana protein match is: homology to ABI1 (TAIR:AT1G72770.3); Has 6552 Blast hits to 6537 proteins in 424 species: Archae - 4; Bacteria - 229; Metazoa - 1602; Fungi - 744; Plants - 2705; Viruses - 7; Other Eukaryotes - 1261 (source: NCBI BLink).), protein MEEISPAVALTLGLANTMCDSGISSTFDISELENVTDAADMLCNQKRQRYSNGVVDCIMGSVSEEKTLSEVRSLSSDFSVTVQESEEDEPLVSDATIISEGLIVVDARSEISLPDTVETDNGRVLATAIILNETTIEQVPTAEVLIASLNHDVNMEVATSEVVIRLPEENPNVARGSRSVYELECIPLWGTISICGGRSEMEDAVRALPHFLKIPIKMLMGDHEGMSPSLPYLTSHFFGVYDGHGGAQVADYCHDRIHSALAEEIERIKEELCRRNTGEGRQVQWEKVFVDCYLKVDDEVKGKINRPVVGSSDRMVLEAVSPETVGSTAVVALVCSSHIIVSNCGDSRAVLLRGKDSMPLSVDHKPDREDEYARIEKAGGKVIQWQGARVSGVLAMSRSIGDQYLEPFVIPDPEVTFMPRAREDECLILASDGLWDVMSNQEACDFARRRILAWHKKNGALPLAERGVGEDQACQAAAEYLSKLAIQMGSKDNISIIVIDLKAQRKFKTRS, encoded by the exons ATGGAAGAGATTTCACCTGCAGTTGCACTTACTTTGGGTTTAGCTAATACGATGTGTGACTCTGGAATCTCATCTACTTTCGATATCTCCGAGCTGGAGAATGTTACTGATGCAGCTGACATGTTGTGTAATCAGAAAAGACAAAGATATAGTAATGGAGTGGTGGATTGTATTATGGGAAGTGTTTCAGAAGAGAAGACTTTATCTGAAGTGAGAAGTTTGTCTTCTGATTTTAGTGTAACTGTCCaggaatcagaagaagatgagccaTTAGTATCTGATGCGACTATTATTAGCGAAGGTTTAATAGTTGTGGACGCTAGGTCTGAGATAAGTTTGCCAGATACAGTTGAAACTGATAACGGGCGAGTTCTTGCTACGGCCATTATCCTAAACGAGACAACCATAGAACAGGTTCCCACTGCAGAAGTCCTTATTGCGAGTCTGAATCACGATGTGAATATGGAGGTGGCAACTTCTGAGGTAGTCATTAGGTTACCTGAAGAAAATCCTAATGTAGCAAGAGGAAGCAGGAGTGTTTATGAACTAGAGTGTATACCTCTTTGGGGCACGATTTCAATTTGCGGTGGAAGATCTGAAATGGAGGATGCTGTTAGAGCTTTACctcattttctcaaaataCCCATCAAAATGCTTATGGGGGATCATGAAGGGATGAGTCCAAGTCTCCCATATCTCACTAGTCACTTCTTTGGTGTATATGATGGCCACGGAGGCGCTCAG GTTGCTGACTATTGCCATGATAGAATCCACTCTGCTTTGGCTGAAGAAATCGAACGGATTAAAGAGGAATTGTGTAGGAGGAACACTGGCGAGGGTAGGCAGGTCCAGTGGGAGAAAGTCTTTGTAGATTGTTACCTAAAAGTCGATGATGAGGTTAAAGGGAAAATCAACAGACCTGTTGTTGGTTCTTCTGATAGGATGGTTCTTGAAGCTGTTTCCCCTGAAACCGTTGGATCGACTGCTGTGGTTGCTTTGGTTTGTTCATCGCATATAATAGTCTCAAACTGTGGTGACTCAAGAGCAGTTTTACTCCGAGGCAAAGACTCCATGCCTTTATCAGTTGATCACAAA CCAGATAGAGAGGATGAGTATGCACGAATAGAGAAAGCTGGAGGAAAAGTTATACAATGGCAAGGCGCTCGTGTTTCTGGCGTTCTTGCCATGTCCAGGTCCATCG GTGATCAATATCTGGAGCCATTTGTAATACCAGATCCCGAAGTGACGTTTATGCCACGAGCTAGAGAAGACGAGTGTCTAATATTGGCCAGTGATGGACTTTGGGACGTAATGAGTAACCAAGAAGCTTGCGATTTTGCGAGGAGGCGGATCTTGGCTTGGCACAAGAAGAATGGAGCATTGCCTTTAGCTGAGAGAGGTGTAGGAGAAGACCAAGCGTGTCAAGCTGCGGCTGAATATCTCTCCAAACTCGCTATTCAAATGGGAAGCAAAGACAATATCTCAATCATAGTGATCGACTTGAAAGCTCAAAGAAAGTTCAAGACCAGATCTTGA